A single region of the Triticum dicoccoides isolate Atlit2015 ecotype Zavitan chromosome 2B, WEW_v2.0, whole genome shotgun sequence genome encodes:
- the LOC119363713 gene encoding uncharacterized protein LOC119363713, with protein MSCRLPPPLNSSAVAPPAASTPLPQAPCSLRSSIPRPRRTSRVAAPHWTSAPPGAAMGTVFLKQQPPFGLGPVRSCNPTSRSPFPAFPSPVIAASDGSWPEAAPSRVSLLCIERRCLRPVPLTSYSLLFVVCIAAHDSGSTFGSSFVEGHSPTSFLRFGSCQVRLRPERLHDDPEEHGFVKFSLT; from the exons ATGTCTTGCCGGCTTCCTCCGCCTCTGAACTCGTCGGCCGTCGCGCCTCCAGCCGCCAGCACCCCTCTGCCGCAGGCCCCGTGCTCCCTCCGCTCGTCTATTCCTCGCCCTCGCCGCACTTCGCGGGTAGCCGCACCGCACTGGACCAGCGCGCCACCAG GTGCAGCCATGGGCACCGTTTTCCTCAAGCAACAGCCGCCGTTCGGCCTCGGGCCGGTAAGATCCTGCAACCCCACGTCGAGGTCGCCGTTCCCGGCCTTCCCCTCACCCGTCATCGCCGCATCCGACGGGAGCTGGCCAGAGGCCGCCCCTTCTCGCGTCAGCCTCCTCTGCATTGAGCGCCGCTGCCTCCGCCCCGTGCCGTTGACCTCCTATAGCCTCTTGTTTGTTGTGTGCATCGCTGCCCACGACTCCGGTAGCACCTTCGGGTCCTCCTTCGTCGAAGGGCACTCCCCAACATCGTTTCTTCGTTTTGGATCATGCCAAGTCCGACTACGACCTGAACGACTACACGATGACCCCGAAGAACATGGATTCGTCAAGTTCTCTTTGACATGa